In the Candidatus Rhodoblastus alkanivorans genome, one interval contains:
- a CDS encoding alpha/beta fold hydrolase, whose translation MKRTSVKKSELGPMGVPAFWPMALAVQLGEEGLELFAKNLRFIEEEVKINSELRPKLATPNKVRLDLRSMKLRDYGKAGGVPTLVDAPYAGHTSMIADYHKGQSLIETLLANGLGHVVLTDWKSATEDMKDLEIDNYLADMVVAIDDLGGRVNLVGLCQGGWMAAMVAARFPDKVAALVLAGAPIDADADDGPIIRMAHESPTSFYEELVALGGGLMRGKFMLQGWKNMHPTEHYFREHIDLYEHMDDPAYLAKKEAFESWYENPLDLPGRWYLQAITQLFKENRFFKGEFVGLGRRLDLRDITCPTYLLAGASDDITPPEQVLAAAKKLGTAPEKIVSKTAPGGHIGLFMGAGTLKDYWPDIGRWIAAQSA comes from the coding sequence ATGAAAAGGACTTCCGTCAAGAAATCCGAACTCGGTCCCATGGGTGTGCCGGCCTTCTGGCCGATGGCGCTGGCGGTGCAACTCGGTGAAGAGGGCCTGGAGCTCTTTGCGAAAAACCTCCGCTTCATCGAGGAAGAGGTCAAAATCAACAGCGAGTTGCGGCCTAAGCTCGCGACGCCGAACAAGGTGCGACTCGATCTGCGCAGCATGAAACTCCGCGATTACGGCAAAGCCGGCGGCGTCCCCACTTTGGTGGATGCGCCCTATGCCGGCCACACCTCGATGATCGCCGACTACCATAAGGGCCAAAGCCTCATCGAGACTCTGCTCGCCAACGGCCTCGGCCATGTCGTGCTGACCGACTGGAAGTCGGCGACCGAGGATATGAAGGATCTCGAAATCGACAATTACCTCGCGGACATGGTCGTCGCCATCGACGACCTCGGCGGCAGGGTCAATCTGGTCGGCCTGTGTCAGGGCGGCTGGATGGCGGCGATGGTCGCCGCGCGCTTTCCCGACAAGGTCGCCGCGCTGGTGCTCGCCGGCGCCCCGATCGACGCGGACGCCGACGACGGGCCGATCATACGCATGGCCCACGAATCGCCGACGTCCTTTTACGAGGAGCTGGTGGCGCTCGGCGGCGGGCTGATGCGTGGCAAGTTCATGTTGCAGGGCTGGAAGAACATGCATCCCACCGAACATTATTTTCGGGAGCATATCGACCTTTACGAGCACATGGACGATCCCGCTTATCTCGCCAAGAAAGAGGCCTTCGAAAGCTGGTACGAAAATCCGCTCGACCTTCCCGGGCGCTGGTATCTCCAGGCGATCACCCAATTGTTCAAGGAAAACCGCTTCTTCAAGGGCGAGTTCGTCGGGCTCGGCCGCAGGCTCGATCTGCGCGACATTACCTGCCCGACCTATCTGCTCGCCGGAGCGTCCGACGACATTACGCCCCCGGAACAGGTGCTCGCCGCCGCCAAAAAACTCGGGACGGCGCCTGAAAAGATCGTCTCGAAAACCGCGCCGGGCGGGCACATCGGCCTGTTCATGGGCGCAGGGACGCTGAAGGACTATTGGCCGGACATCGGCCGCTGGATCGCGGCGCAATCCGCCTGA
- a CDS encoding DUF2946 family protein: MSRRARTYDLAIDRARGRVRCDVAAVASALVVLFNILAAGLLGAEAQAAGSPLLTDLSGDGVVICTGAGMIVVDRNGKPIDDPSGAPHRTLCPFCLPLMQGHAKAPDPVAAAPAPVSRQVAASRPRFNARPAALQYASAAQPRAPPIV; encoded by the coding sequence ATGAGCCGACGCGCCAGGACCTACGACCTTGCGATCGATCGCGCCCGCGGGCGCGTGCGGTGCGACGTCGCGGCCGTCGCCAGCGCCCTCGTCGTCCTCTTCAACATTCTCGCGGCAGGGCTTCTCGGCGCCGAGGCGCAGGCCGCCGGATCGCCGCTGCTCACGGACCTGTCCGGCGACGGCGTCGTCATCTGCACCGGCGCCGGCATGATCGTGGTCGATCGCAACGGCAAGCCGATCGACGATCCGAGCGGCGCGCCCCACAGGACGCTCTGTCCGTTCTGCCTGCCGCTGATGCAGGGCCACGCCAAGGCTCCTGACCCGGTCGCCGCCGCGCCGGCGCCGGTTTCCCGGCAGGTCGCGGCCTCCCGCCCGCGTTTCAATGCGCGCCCGGCGGCGCTCCAATATGCCAGCGCCGCGCAACCGCGCGCGCCTCCCATCGTCTGA
- a CDS encoding Crp/Fnr family transcriptional regulator, whose product MNSSFAHPTSLPFAPPPVVVDGGRARKGKPFAPLTADPFRIAPGQRLFAAGEPAAGPFRLIEGAIMVLRTLPGDRRQILDIAGPGRTIGFTAGRRHDCDAVALSPATIVRLDAGAMDQSVAMLAEIARLRDLATLLGRKTAIERLATFLLQMMGDDFEDGQRLEMPISRQDIADHLGVVIETVSRNFVALKRLGALKRAGREDVVILDAALLRRIADGHETHSAVATSESA is encoded by the coding sequence ATGAACAGCAGCTTCGCACATCCCACATCCCTGCCTTTCGCGCCGCCGCCCGTCGTTGTCGACGGCGGGCGCGCCAGAAAAGGCAAACCCTTCGCTCCGCTCACAGCCGACCCGTTCCGGATCGCGCCGGGCCAGCGCCTGTTCGCGGCAGGGGAGCCGGCCGCCGGGCCCTTCCGTCTGATCGAAGGGGCGATCATGGTGCTGCGCACCCTTCCCGGCGACAGGCGCCAGATTCTCGATATCGCCGGGCCGGGCCGGACGATTGGCTTCACCGCCGGCCGGCGCCACGACTGCGACGCGGTCGCTCTGTCGCCGGCGACGATCGTCCGGCTCGACGCCGGCGCCATGGATCAGAGCGTGGCCATGCTCGCTGAGATCGCGCGCCTGCGCGATCTCGCCACATTGCTCGGCCGCAAGACCGCGATCGAGCGGCTCGCGACTTTCCTGCTCCAGATGATGGGCGACGATTTCGAGGACGGCCAGCGGCTCGAAATGCCAATCTCCCGGCAGGATATCGCGGATCATCTCGGCGTCGTCATCGAGACCGTCTCCCGCAATTTCGTCGCCTTGAAACGGCTCGGCGCCTTAAAGCGCGCCGGCCGCGAGGATGTCGTCATCCTCGACGCCGCGCTGTTGCGGCGGATCGCCGACGGGCACGAAACGCACAGCGCTGTCGCGACGTCCGAAAGCGCATGA
- a CDS encoding copper chaperone PCu(A)C translates to MKVLQKCAVAALLATAAAAPAFAQGGAVTIAQPWSRATPGGATTGAVYMTIENKSAAEDRLTGASSDVAAKTEIHEMKMVNGVMEMRGISGGLAVPAHGSVAFKPGGYHVMLIGLKKPLKAGETVPLTLDFAKAGKIEISARVQAMTSPPPKMNHMKMH, encoded by the coding sequence ATGAAGGTTTTGCAGAAATGCGCTGTCGCGGCCCTGTTGGCCACCGCCGCCGCCGCCCCCGCCTTCGCGCAGGGCGGGGCGGTAACGATCGCACAGCCGTGGTCGCGCGCCACGCCGGGCGGCGCGACCACCGGAGCCGTCTATATGACCATTGAAAACAAATCCGCCGCCGAGGATCGCCTGACCGGCGCGTCGTCCGACGTCGCCGCCAAGACTGAAATCCATGAGATGAAGATGGTCAACGGGGTCATGGAAATGCGGGGAATCTCCGGCGGGCTCGCCGTTCCCGCCCATGGCTCGGTCGCCTTCAAGCCGGGCGGCTATCATGTCATGCTGATCGGCCTGAAAAAGCCGTTGAAAGCCGGCGAGACCGTGCCGCTGACGCTGGATTTCGCCAAGGCCGGCAAGATCGAAATTTCGGCGCGGGTCCAGGCCATGACGTCGCCCCCGCCGAAAATGAATCATATGAAGATGCATTGA
- a CDS encoding STAS/SEC14 domain-containing protein encodes MIRMLSGSPDNLLALLVGGTVIERDIETIVGAWLDEHEDHVGHDRLVLEVEHDFDGYDAEIVHALSHFAAPKRRFERIAVVADGSFSPFAREMLALSYGGLLRFFPADETNISLAFAWAAA; translated from the coding sequence ATGATCAGGATGCTGAGCGGATCGCCAGACAATTTATTAGCGCTGTTGGTGGGCGGAACCGTGATCGAACGCGATATCGAAACGATCGTCGGCGCGTGGCTGGACGAGCATGAGGACCATGTCGGCCATGATCGCCTCGTTCTCGAAGTAGAACACGATTTTGACGGCTATGATGCCGAAATCGTACATGCACTGTCTCATTTCGCGGCGCCGAAACGCCGCTTCGAGCGCATCGCCGTCGTCGCCGACGGGAGTTTTTCGCCCTTCGCGCGCGAAATGCTGGCGCTCTCCTATGGCGGCCTGCTCCGGTTCTTTCCGGCCGACGAGACCAACATCAGCCTCGCCTTTGCGTGGGCGGCGGCGTGA
- a CDS encoding site-2 protease family protein, with amino-acid sequence MSHTTAALLYQISVWVAPLVLAITLHEAAHGYVARLFGDNTAERLGRVTLNPFKHVDPFGTVLLPALLMLTRAPFLFGYAKPVPVDFSALRSPKRDSIFVAAAGPAMNFFLALVSALLFRLLFILPQGVADWVADNLKNALLINALLAVFNLLPIPPLDGGRILVGLLPGALSRALASLEPFGMMILITALLFLPWLGAQTGLDLNFVWHGVAELTDRIVHAILWIAG; translated from the coding sequence TTGTCTCACACGACGGCGGCGCTGCTCTATCAGATTTCGGTGTGGGTGGCGCCCCTGGTGCTCGCCATCACCTTGCACGAGGCGGCGCATGGCTATGTCGCGCGCCTGTTCGGCGACAATACCGCCGAGCGGCTGGGCAGGGTCACCCTCAATCCGTTCAAACATGTCGACCCGTTCGGCACCGTTCTGCTGCCGGCGCTGCTGATGCTGACGCGCGCGCCGTTCCTGTTCGGCTACGCCAAGCCCGTTCCGGTCGATTTCAGCGCGCTGCGCAGCCCCAAGCGCGATTCCATCTTCGTCGCCGCGGCCGGGCCGGCGATGAATTTCTTCCTGGCTCTGGTCAGCGCCCTGTTGTTCCGGCTTCTCTTCATTCTGCCGCAGGGCGTCGCGGACTGGGTCGCCGACAACCTCAAGAACGCTTTGCTCATTAATGCATTGCTCGCGGTGTTCAATCTACTGCCGATTCCGCCGCTCGACGGCGGGCGCATTCTGGTCGGGCTCCTGCCGGGCGCGCTGTCGCGCGCGCTGGCGTCGCTCGAACCCTTCGGCATGATGATCCTCATCACGGCTTTGCTGTTCCTGCCCTGGCTCGGCGCGCAGACCGGACTCGATCTCAACTTCGTCTGGCATGGCGTCGCCGAACTCACCGACCGGATCGTCCACGCCATCCTCTGGATCGCGGGCTGA
- a CDS encoding cation-translocating P-type ATPase → MDDRTASSKDDAPPWHTLGAADVAARLGADLDNGLTAEEAARRLARDGPNEIREKAARGLLAMLADQFKDFTILVLIAAAGVAGLAGEVSDMLVILAIVVLNAIIGLVQDYRAERAIVELKRLAALKAVVLRDGRLHTIPAAEAVRGDIALLEAGAAAPADLRLIEAPGLKMAEAALTGESTPVLKQPRALADAALALGDRVNMAFKGSTATYGHGRGVVVATGMATELGRIAALMQAIPPAPTPLQRRLSHFGRRLALALLAICALVFALGLLRGAPPLLMLMTAVSLAVAAIPEALPAVVTVMLALGAQAMARRNALARRLPAIETLGSVSFIGADKTGTLTLNQMRVVEAFVAGRRLAAAALDAGDETIRRFIDALALCNDAAAGEAGEGVGDPMEVALWRIAAEKGRAKERLEKDAPRIKELPFDSDRKRMTTFHRDGDRFVAFTKGAPETLVPLCGDDDFAPERARLLAIAEDMAADGLRVLAVAARAWDALPATADPAALECGLTFLGFVGLQDPPRPEAKAAAAQCRAAGITTVMITGDHPVTARAIAAALGMLAPGDEVMTGPELRLLSDAELAARMERTRIFARVDPEQKLRIVEAVQARGAFVAMTGDGVNDAPALLRADIGVAMGKSGTDVAREASALVLLDDNFATIVAAIAEGRRIYDNIRKFISYILTCNAGEIWTILLAPFFGLPIPLLPIQILWINLVTDGLPGMALAAEPAERDIMRRPPRPADESIFARGTAWRILWGGVAMGAMALITQAGALRLGVDHWQTMVFTVLTLSQMGNVLAIRSERDSLFRQGLFSNPPLLGAVVLTIFLQLAAIYAPTLNALFHTSPLTARELAACVALSTPTFMMFEIEKWLARRGVISR, encoded by the coding sequence GTGGACGACAGGACGGCATCATCGAAGGACGACGCGCCGCCGTGGCATACGCTTGGCGCCGCGGACGTCGCGGCGCGCCTCGGGGCCGACCTCGACAACGGCCTGACCGCGGAAGAGGCGGCGCGGCGGCTGGCGCGCGACGGCCCCAATGAAATCCGCGAAAAGGCCGCGCGCGGCCTGTTGGCCATGCTGGCCGACCAGTTCAAGGATTTCACCATTCTCGTCCTGATCGCAGCGGCCGGCGTCGCCGGCCTCGCCGGCGAAGTCAGCGATATGCTGGTGATCCTCGCCATCGTCGTGCTCAATGCGATCATCGGTCTGGTGCAGGATTACCGCGCCGAACGCGCGATCGTCGAACTGAAGCGGCTCGCCGCGCTGAAGGCCGTCGTGCTGCGCGACGGGCGGCTCCATACGATTCCCGCCGCCGAGGCGGTCCGGGGCGACATAGCTCTGCTCGAGGCCGGCGCCGCCGCGCCCGCCGATCTGCGGCTCATCGAGGCGCCCGGGCTCAAAATGGCGGAAGCGGCGCTGACCGGCGAATCGACGCCGGTCCTCAAACAGCCGCGGGCGCTGGCCGATGCGGCCCTCGCCCTCGGCGACCGCGTCAACATGGCCTTCAAGGGCTCGACGGCGACTTACGGCCACGGACGCGGCGTGGTCGTGGCGACCGGCATGGCCACCGAACTGGGCCGGATCGCCGCCCTGATGCAGGCGATTCCGCCAGCGCCGACGCCGCTTCAGCGCCGCCTTTCCCATTTCGGCCGCCGCCTCGCCTTGGCCCTGCTGGCGATCTGCGCGCTGGTCTTCGCGCTGGGCCTCTTGCGCGGCGCGCCGCCCCTTCTGATGCTGATGACGGCGGTAAGCCTCGCGGTCGCCGCCATTCCCGAGGCGCTGCCGGCGGTCGTGACCGTGATGTTGGCGCTCGGCGCCCAGGCCATGGCGCGCCGCAACGCTTTGGCGCGGCGCCTCCCGGCGATCGAAACGCTCGGATCGGTCAGTTTCATCGGCGCCGACAAGACCGGCACGCTGACCCTCAATCAAATGCGGGTCGTCGAGGCTTTCGTCGCCGGCAGGCGTCTTGCCGCCGCCGCGCTGGACGCGGGCGACGAAACCATTCGCCGCTTCATCGACGCCCTGGCGCTCTGCAACGATGCCGCGGCCGGCGAGGCGGGAGAGGGCGTCGGCGATCCGATGGAGGTCGCGCTGTGGCGCATCGCGGCCGAAAAAGGACGCGCCAAGGAGCGCCTTGAGAAAGACGCGCCGCGGATCAAGGAGCTGCCGTTCGACTCCGATCGCAAGCGGATGACGACCTTTCATCGCGACGGCGACCGCTTTGTCGCCTTCACCAAGGGCGCGCCGGAAACCCTCGTCCCGCTCTGCGGCGACGACGATTTCGCGCCCGAGCGCGCGCGCCTGCTTGCGATTGCGGAAGACATGGCCGCGGACGGGCTGCGCGTCCTCGCCGTCGCCGCCCGCGCCTGGGACGCCCTGCCCGCGACCGCGGACCCTGCGGCGCTCGAATGTGGCTTGACCTTTCTCGGCTTCGTCGGCCTCCAGGACCCGCCGCGTCCCGAAGCGAAAGCGGCGGCGGCGCAATGCCGCGCCGCCGGGATCACGACGGTGATGATCACAGGCGACCACCCGGTCACCGCGCGCGCCATCGCCGCCGCGCTGGGGATGCTGGCGCCCGGCGACGAGGTGATGACCGGGCCGGAATTACGCCTTCTGTCCGACGCCGAACTGGCGGCGCGGATGGAGCGGACCAGAATCTTCGCCCGGGTCGATCCGGAGCAGAAGCTCAGGATCGTCGAGGCGGTGCAGGCGCGCGGCGCTTTCGTCGCCATGACCGGAGACGGCGTCAATGACGCCCCGGCGCTGCTGCGCGCCGATATCGGCGTCGCCATGGGGAAATCGGGCACGGATGTCGCGCGCGAGGCCTCGGCTCTGGTGCTGCTCGACGACAATTTCGCCACCATCGTCGCGGCCATCGCCGAAGGCCGGCGCATCTATGACAATATCCGCAAATTCATCAGCTATATTCTGACCTGCAACGCCGGCGAAATCTGGACGATTTTGCTCGCGCCCTTTTTCGGTCTGCCCATCCCCCTGCTGCCGATTCAAATTCTCTGGATCAATCTCGTCACCGACGGCCTGCCCGGCATGGCGCTGGCCGCGGAACCGGCCGAGCGCGACATCATGCGGCGCCCGCCGCGACCGGCCGACGAAAGCATTTTCGCCCGCGGCACGGCATGGAGAATCCTCTGGGGCGGGGTGGCGATGGGCGCCATGGCCCTCATCACCCAGGCCGGCGCGCTGCGGCTTGGCGTCGACCATTGGCAGACCATGGTCTTCACCGTCCTCACCCTGTCGCAGATGGGAAATGTGCTGGCGATTCGCTCCGAGCGCGATTCCCTTTTCCGGCAGGGCCTGTTTTCCAATCCGCCGCTTCTCGGCGCGGTCGTGCTGACGATCTTCCTGCAACTTGCCGCGATCTATGCCCCGACCCTGAACGCCTTGTTCCACACCTCGCCTCTGACAGCGCGCGAACTCGCCGCCTGCGTGGCCCTTTCGACTCCGACCTTCATGATGTTCGAGATCGAAAAATGGCTCGCGCGGCGCGGCGTCATCTCGCGATGA